A region of the Geomonas subterranea genome:
CAAGGGGGTGGCATCGGCGCGCATCTGGGTCACCGGCGGCAAGGCGCGCGTCTCCTACGTGGTAGGTAACGTGAGCTGGTCCCCAAGTTACGACCTCCGCTTCTCCGGGGATGGGGTCTCCGAGCTGCTGCTGCATGCGAAACTGCCGCAGCGTGAGAAAGGTGTGCAGTACCAGGTCGGGCGCGGGACGACCGCAAAGCCGGGAGCGGTAGAGACGGTGCGGGGCGAATTCCCGGTCCTCGCCCGTTACCCGCTCGCCACTGTCGCTGCGGCCGGCACGGATCCTCCGGAACGGTTCGCCTTCGCCCCGGTCGAGGCCGGTCTCCCAGCCGGCGAAGCCGCGCTGTACTGGAAGGGAGAATATCTCGGTAGCGCCCCGTTCTCCGGCGGGGGTAGCACCGGGTTCTCACTGGGGCGCTAGCGAAGGTCCTTGCCTTTGTATGATTAAGATGTTATAAGGAATCGGCTTTTTGCCATGTGATTTTTTATTCCCACCCAAAGGAGGAGATATGACTGCAACATCTTCTGATTTCGTCAAAGCGCTTGAGGTAGGTCGTCCCCCCAACGTAGCGAAACTCTTCCCCAATTCCAAAGCATTGCTGGTCAGCGGCAAGGTCATCGACCGCGCCATGAACGCGAAGGGGCATGCACTGGCGCTGGCCGCCAACGGCCGCAACCACTTCGTCATCCGCGGCGTACTCGCCGCTGCCCAGAAGGCCAACGCCGCCGTCATCATCGAGATCGCCAAGAGCGAAGGGGGGCAGAAGGCATACTGCCCGGTCAACTACTGGAACATGGCCCGCCAGGTGGATGCCGTCGCCAACGAACTCGGCATCACCATCCCCGTCGCCATCCACGCCGACCACTACGGCATCAAGGGGGACGCGGACGTAAAATCGGCCAAGGTCGAAATCCCGAGCATGTTCGATGCCGGCATCACCTCCATCGCCATCGACGCGTCACACCTCCCCGACGAGGAGAACCTCCTCGCCAACATCGAGCTGAACAGCATCATCCCGGCCTGGGCCGGCCTCGAGACCGAGGTGGGCGAGATCAAGGGGAAGGAGGGGCTCTCCACCGTACCCGAGGCGCTCTTTTTGATCCGCGGCCTCAACGCTCACGGCATCTTCCCTGACTGGATCGCTCTCAACAACGGCACCACCCACGGCATCGAGGCTTCCGACGCCGGCATCCAGGTGGAGCTGACCGCGCAGATCCACGAGGCGATCAAGCAGTACGGCGTCAACGGGGCCCAGCACGGCACTTCCGGCAACAGCTACGACAGGCTGCGCGAGATCTCCCGGAAAACCCGCACCACCAAGGCCAACGTGGCTACCGCACTGCAGTTCGTCTCCTGGGGGCTCGAGGTCAACGACTACGGCAACGCCAAACTCGACGAGAGCGGCAACTTCATCAAGGTGAAGGGCGAGGGGATGACCGAGGAACTCTGGGCCGAGATGGTGGCCTTCGCCGAATCCAAAGGATGGAAGAAAGGGGACTACAAGAACCTCAACCTCCCGTTCGAGAACAAGCTCTTGGCCCAGCCCAGGGACGTGCGCGAGCGGATGTGCAAGAGGGTGGAGGATTTCGCCTACAACCTGATCGCGAATGTCTTCAACGCCTCCGACACCGCGCCGCTTGCCATCGACGCCATCCTCAAGGCCGGCTCCTACGACCTCGGCCCGAAAGGGAAGCGCATCGAAAACCCGGCGGAGTGGACCAAGGAGCAGCTTCCCAAGCAGGCCCAGGGCCTATCCAGGGACAAGGGTCCGGAAGGGAACTTCGAAGACTAGCGCCACCAACAAGCTTAAGGGAACACAAGGGGGGCCTCGTGCCCCCTTTGTAGCTGGCTGTCTGGAAGGGGGGACATGATGAACGAACGGCGTAATTTTTCACGGGTCGATTTCAGGGTCTCCGCGCTGTTGCAGGCGGAGGGAGTGGCGGTTAAGGGAGATGTGACGGACGTCAGTCTGCACGGCCTCTACATGGAGACGCAGGAGCGGATTCCGGTCGGCACGCCGGTCGAGGTGACCATCTACCTCTCCGCGGCTCCCGATCCGGTCGTCATCAACGTGAAGGGGACGGTGGCGCGCCTGGTCGAGGGAGGCATCGGCTGCGCCTTCGACAAGATGGACGTAGAGTCCTTCGCCCACCTGCGCAGCATCATCTCCTACCAGGGTGGCGACGAGTCCAAGGTGATGGCTGAGTTCTCGGAGTACGTGGTCAAGAAGATGCACGATGAGTGATGAGGCACTGCCGGACCTGGCGCCGCTGCGCGACTGGTTCACCTCCTACTGCGGCTCCTTCCGGACCCCGGACCTGGAGCAGCAGCGCAACTTCGACCTGAAGGAGGAGCATACCCGCAACGTCTGCCGGGATGCTTCGCTCATCGCGCACGGGATGGGGCCTCGCTTCGAGATGCTGGCCCAAATCGCAGCGTTGTGCCACGACCTCGGCCGCTTCCCGCAATTCAGGGATTACCACACCTTCAAGGACAGCGAATCGCTGAACCACGCCCACCTCTCCGCCCAAGTCATGAAGCAGCATCGCCTGCTCGATTTTCTTCCCGGCGCGGATCGCGCCTGCATCGAGACCGCGGTGCGGATGCACAACGCCTTCCAGGTTCCGCAAGGGCTCCCGGCCGTCACCACCGATCTGCTCAAACTGCTGCGCGACGCCGACAAGCTCGACATCTGGCGCGTATTTATTGAGTACTTCAATGCCCCGGAGGACCAGCGCGCCTCAGGCGCGGGCCTTGGCTTTCCCGATCTCCCCGGCTGTTCCACCGAACCTCTGGCCGCCGTGGCTGCCGGGCAGATGGTGCAGCTCTCCACCCTGAAGAGTCTCAACGATTTCAAGCTGCTGCAGGTCTCGTGGATCTATGACATCAACTTTCCCGCCACCCTGCGGCTGATACGGCAACGGTCGGTTCTGGAACGGTTCGAAGTGATGCTCCCCCGGGACCCGGAGGTTCTCGAGGTCCTGGCGCAGGTGGGGCGGTACCTTGATGACAGGCTGCACCAAACCGGGAACTGATCCCGGAGCAAAAGGAAATACCAGTGGAACTGCATTACGCGAAGCTGTGGTTCAGCTTCACCCTGCGTTACGATCTCGCCGACCCTTACGCCTTCTACGCCACGCGGGCGGAATTCGAGTCCGCCTTCCGCTCGGCCCTCTCCTGCAAAAGGGGGGACTGCACCGGCTGTCGCCGGGGAGTGTGCGCCTTTCCGGAGATCTTCGGCCAGCAGATAGCTGATGATCCGGAAGCGGTCCGGCGCCACCAGAAGCCGCCCCTTCCTTTCATCTTCGATTTTCCCGTGCTCCCTCCACCCCCCAACCGCGGCCGGCTCTGCGAACTCGCCCTCACCCTGGTCGGCAACTCGATGCAGCACCTCCCGGCCTACCTGGCTGCGGTACGGGTCCTGGTGGAGAACAAGGGGGGGGCGCTGACCGGTGTGACCGCCCAATCTCCTGGGGGAGAGCGCGCCGCCTACGCCGGCGAGGGCTCTTTCCCCCTGCCGCTATTGGGTTCCCTTGACCCGTCTATGACGGGGCCGCTGCCGATTGAAACCGTCGCCATACGTCTTTTGACCCCCCTCAAGCTGGTGCAGGAGGGACGTCTGCTCAAGAACTTCACCTTCGCCAACTTCGCCCGCACCCTCATGCGCAGGGTCTCCTCGCTCGCCTACCACTATGAAGGCGCCGAACCCGGCCTCGATTACCGCTGGCTCTCCAGCCACAGCGAATCGGTGCGCACCGTTGGGTCGGACTGCCGCTTCGTGTCTTGGAACGGCCGCCCGGCAGGCATCCTCGGCAGCGCCCGCTTTGCCGGGGATCTCGAACCTTTCCACCTGTTGCTGCAGCTCGGTGCCGCAACCCATCTCGGCAAAGGCGCCTCATTCGGCTTTGGCTGCTACCGGGTGGAAGGTTAGGGAGGACGGCCCGTCATTAATAATTAGAATCTTGTAATGCTCTCCATCTTGGTTAGAATACCGAAGTGTCTTTTTCAGCCAGAGTTGGAGGAGCAAGGTCATGGCGCAGACCTTTTGGAAGCCGTTGCTGATCACCGCCTTGTTTGTTTTGCTGCTCGATCTCTTCTACGGGACGATGGTGAAGCAGACGGCGGAGCGTGGGGCGGAGATAACCTACAGCCGGTTCCGCGCCGAACTTGCCGCCAACAACATAGTGAAACTCACCCTCCGGGGCAAAAACGCCAAGGGGCAGTTCCGCAGCGCAATCAAGGTGCCGGCGGCCTCGGTCGAACAAAAAGGTCAGAACGTCGACGTCACCAACTTCAGCACCACACTGCCATCCATCGAAGATCCAACCTTGTTGCCGGAGTTGAGCGCCCGCAGCGTCGACCTGAACGTCGTTTCCACCGAAGGCTCCACGATGGGGTCCATTTTCGTCTACCTGCTGCCATGGATGATCATCATAGGGGTCTGGCTTTTCGTGATGAGAGGGATGCGCAAGCAGGGACCCAGCGGCATGATGGGAGGCTTCGCGCGCTCCGGTGCCAAGGCCTACACCTCGGAGCGGATAGATGTCACCTTTGCGGACGTGGCCGGCATGGAAGAGGCGAAGCAGGAATTGCGCGAGGTGGTCGAGTACCTGAAAGAGCCGAGGAAGTTTCAGCAGATCGGCGGCAAGGTCCCGAAGGGGGTGTTGCTGGTGGGCCCTCCGGGGACCGGCAAGACCCTCTTGGCCCGGGCGGTGGCGGGCGAGTCCGGGGTTCCGTTTTTCTCCATTTCCGCCTCGGCGTTCATTGAGATGTTCGTCGGCGTCGGCGCAAGCCGGGTCCGCGACCTTTTCGCCAGTGCCCGCAAGATGCTGCCCAGCATCATTTTCATAGACGAGCTGGACGCGGTGGGAAGAAGCCGCGGGGCCGGTTTCGGCGGCGGCCATGATGAGCGGGAGCAGACGCTGAACCAGCTGCTTTCCGAGATGGACGGCTTCGATCCGCATACGGAAGTCGTCGTGATCGCGGCGACGAACCGGCCCGACGTGCTCGATCCGGCCCTGCTGCGCCCCGGCCGCTTCGATCGCAACGTCGTCATCGAGCGCCCTGACTGGCGGGATCGGGAAAAGATCCTCAAGGTGCACACGAGGAGGATTCCCCTGGGGGCGGAAGTGGAGCTGTCCGTCATCGCCAAGGGAACCCCAGGGATGACCGGCGCCGATCTGGAGGGGCTGGTGAACGAGGCCGCCATTTTGGCCGCGCGGGACAACAAGCTCGTGGTGGGATTGGAGGAATTGGAGCGGGCGAAGGACAAAATCCTCATGGGAGGAGAGCGCCGCATGGTGATCTCCGACGAGGAGAAGCGGATCACGGCCTATCACGAGGCCGGCCACGCCCTGGTGGCCAGATTGCTGCCCAGTACCGACCCGGTGCACAAGGTGACCATCCTTCCCAGGGGACGCGCACTGGGCGTGACCCAGCAGTTGCCCGAGGACGATCGTTACCACTATCCGCGAGCCTACCTGGTGAACCGCCTGTGCGTGGCGTTGGGGGGGAGGGTCGCGGAGCGAATAGTCTTCAACGATGTCTCTTCAGGTGCCCAAAGCGATTTGAAGCACGTCACGGAGCTGGCCGAGAAGATGGTCTGCCAGTGGGGGATGAGTGAGAAGATAGGTCCCATGACCTTTTCGCGTGGAGAGGAACATCCCTTTCTTGGGATGAAGCTTGCGGAGGAAAAGACCTTTTCGGAAGAGATGGCGTGGCTGATAGATCAGGAGATAGCCACTTTGATTCGTTCCGCGGAGGGGAAGGCAATGGAGCTGGTAAGCGGCAACCGCACCAAGCTCGATGCTTTGGCCAGTGCGCTTCTGGAAGAAGAGACCCTAAACGGCGAGCGCGTAGACGCCATTCTGGCCGCCGCCTGACCGTTCAGTCGCTACCCATCAGAGAAGTCCAACGTCAGACGGACCAACGAGTCAGAGTAGTCGGCCACTCCTTGGCTGCTTTCTAGTAGATAATGATGTACCCTTTCTTGCTGGCGATCCCGGTTATCTCAAGAGTGTCCTTAATTCTGAAGGTCTCCCCATCCAGGGTGAAAATGTACCCATCCCCATCAGGTACCGCGAGCTCGATCAGCGATTCGAAAGAAGCAGTCTTTATGGTTTCCATGCGGCGCACTATACCATTTGGCGCCCAAACCGTAAAGTCTTTGCATCATTGCATTGCAACTGATTTATGTCATAGTAATGTCTGCTCATTTCCTGGCGCCATCTCTGTGGCGCCTATTTCAATGCAATCGAGGTCTACATGGTGAGAAAGAGAAAGAGTGGGATACTGTTGCATCCCAGCTCTTTGCCTGGCCCGGGAGGGATCGGCTCCTTCGGTGAAGAAGCAAAGAGATTCGTAGATTTCCTGCAAAAGTCCGGACAGTCCCTGTGGCAGATCCTTCCCCTTGGTCCCACCGCCTACGGCAATTCGCCCTATTCCTGTTACTCGGCCTTCGCCGGAAATCCATTGCTGATCAACCTGGAGATACTTCAGGACGAGGGCGACCTGTTGCCGGAAGAGGAGAGGCCTGAGCTTGAATCAGAGCGTGTGGATTTCGGGGCCGTGGAGATATACAAGATGGGCAGGCTCAAGGAAGCCGCTTCCCGTTTCTTCATGGAGACTTCCCAAAAGCGCAAGGAGGAATTTTGGCACTTTTGCGACAGCACTTTCTGGCTGCATGACTATGCGCTTTTTATGGCGCTGAAGGAGCAGTTCAAGGAGGTGAGTTGGAAGGATTGGCCGGATGCCCTGGCGAACAGGGACGCGGAGGCCCTTTCCTCCTGGAGCGAAAAGCTCGGCACGGCCATCGGCGAACAGAAGTACATGCAATGGCAGTTCTCCCGTCAGTGGAAGCAACTGAAAACCTACGCCAACGTCCTTGGCATCTCCATCGTTGGCGACCTTCCCATATTCGTCGCCTACGACTCCGCCGACGTCTGGGCGAACCCGCATCTCTTCCACCTGGACGAGAAAGGCGTCCCCATCGTCGTCGCCGGCGTACCTCCCGACTACTTCAGCAAGACGGGGCAGTTGTGGGGCAACCCGCTTTACAACTGGGACAAGATAGCCGAGCAGGGTTACGGGTGGTGGATAGCCCGGCTGCGCAACGATCTCTCACTCTATGACATGGTCCGCATCGACCACTTCCGGGGCTTCGAGGCCTTTTGGGAGGTGCCGATGTGGGAGAAGACGGCCATAAACGGCCGTTGGGTCAAGGGGCCGGGCGAAGCGCTCTTTCACGCTCTGCGCAACGCTCTCGGGAGCCTGCCGATCATCGCCGAAGACCTTGGTGTCATCACACCCGAAGTGGAATCGCTGAGAGATCAGTTCGGGCTGCCGGGGATGAAAATCCTCCAGTTCGCTTTCGGGTCGGGTCCCGACAACCCGTACCTGCCGCACAACCATGTCCGGTCGTGCGTGGTCTACACGGGAACACACGATAACGACACCACTGCAGGGTGGTTCCATTCCCTCAAGGCGAAAGAGCAGAAGAACGTGCTGTCGTATTTCGACCGGGACGGAAACGACATCGTTTGGCAGATGGTGAAATGTACACTTGCCTCGGTGGCTGATTACGCCATCATCCCCATGCAGGATCTTTTGGAGTTGCCCAGCAGCGGCAGGATGAATATCCCCGGCGTGGCGGGAGGCAACTGGAGCTGGCGCTGCCCGGCCGATGCGTTCTCCGGACGGCTGGCCGCGAAACTCGCACGCGCTACCGAGATTTACGGAAGACTGCCGGACTAAATCGGTAGAGTTTTTAATGGCAAATTTGTTGACACGCTGGCTGCAGTTTTTGTATAGAGGATGCATCGCGTATTCTTTATAAAAAAGCTTCGGAAAAAGGACAGGAGAGAACTATGTCAGAAAAAACGTTAGGTTTTGACACCCTTGCACTTCATGCCGGCCAGACTGTAGATCCGACCACCCTGTCCCGTGCCGTACCCATCTACCAGACCTCCTCCTATGTCTTCAAGAGTTCGGAACACGCAGCCAATCTGTTCGGGCTGAAAGAGTTCGGCAACATCTACACCCGTTTGATGAACCCCACCACCGACGTGCTCGAGAAGAGGGTGGCCGAGCTGGATGGCGGTGTCGCCGCCCTTGCCGTCGCCTCCGGACAGGCCGCCACCACCTATGCGGTTTTGAACATCGCCAGCGCCGGCCAGAACATCATCTCGACAAGCTACCTGTACGGCGGCACCTATAACCTGTTCCACTACACCCTCCCGAAGCTGGGCATCACGGTGAAGTTTGTCGATTCCTCCGACCCGGAGAACATCCGCAAGGCCATCGACGAGAACACCCGCCTGGTGTACAGCGAGGCGATTGGCAATCCCAAGAACAACGTCGACGATTTCGAGGCCATCGCGAAAGTTGCCCATGATGCCGGTATCCCGTACATCGTTGACAACACCGCGGCGACCCCCTTCGTGTTCCAGCCGCTCAAGCACGGCGCCGACATCGTCGTCTATTCCCTGACCAAGTTTCTCGGCGGGCACGGCACCAGCATCGGTGGTTGCGTCGTCGACGGCGGCACCTTCCCCTGGAACAACGGCAAGTTCCCTGAATTCACCGAACCCGATCCGTCCTATCATGGTCTCAAGTTCTGGGATGCCCTGGGCAATATCTCATACATCATCAAGATGAGGGTGGAACTGCTGCGTGATATGGGAGCCTGCATCTCGCCGTTCAACGCCTTCCAGATCCTGCAGGGAATCGAGACCCTGCATGTGAGGATGCAGCGTCACGTGGAGAACGCACAGAAGGTTGCCGAGTGGTTGGAGCAGAACCCGCTGGTAAGCTGGGTGAACTACCCGGGGCTGCCAAGCCACAAGGACCACGCCAACGCCAAAAAGTACCTTAATGGCGCCGGTGCCATCATCGGCTTTGGCATCAAGGGTGGTCTGGAGGCGGGAAGGAAGTTCATCGACAACGTGAAGCTGTTGTCGCACCTGGCCAATATCGGTGACGCCAAAAGTCTGGTAATCCATCCGGCGTCAACTACCCACCAGCAGTTGAGTGCCGCGGAGCAGTTGGAGAGCGGCGTAAGCCCCGACTTCATCAGGCTCTCCGTCGGCATAGAAGACGTGAAGGATATCATAGCCGACATAGAGCAAGCGCTTAACGCCGCGCAAGCCTAGCTAAGCGGCAGTGTACTAAAAGCAGAAGGGCGATGCGCAAGCATCGCCTTTTTGCTTTCAGGTTTTGGCTCTCTGGTGGGTTCCTTGTTGCCATCCTGTCCACCAGTGTCCGCCAAACGCGCTCCTTCAGTCATCACAGAGGGTTCTGGCGCGTTAAGAAAAACAAACAACAAACCCGTTGACGCAGGCAAAGGCATTTGTTATAACCACCCTCCGCTGACGAACAAGACTCTTTGTCCGGCAGCGGCCAACAAAAAAGCATTGACAGCCGAAACGGCCTTTGCTATAAAGTTGAGCTTCGCAGTGACGACGTTCTTTGCAACCGAATAGATGAACCGGCAGGAAGAAGGGCCACAGCTGCACCTCGCGGTGTTCTGGCAGCCATTCGGGTGCGACCTTCGGGTTGGGCCACTGCGAAAACCTCGAAAAGTTTTTTGAAAGAAAATCTTGACAGGCTGCAACGGTTCAGGTAGGGTGCTGAGTCTGTCGCAAACGGCGGCTTGGTCTTTGAAAACTAAATAGTAGACGAAACAGCAGTTGCGAGTTTCAAAATGTAACAAGTCAGTTGTTTCAAACTAGAATCGGATTTTCCGGTTTCAAATTAAACTGGAGAGTTTGATCCTGGCTCAGAACGAACGCTGGCGGCGTGCTTAACACATGCAAGTCGAACGGGATCCAGAGCTTGCTCTGGTGAGAGTGGCGCACGGGTGAGTAACGCGTGGATAACCTGCCCTGGTATCTGGAATAACATCTCGAAAGGGGTGCTAATACCGGATAAGCCTACGGAGCCTTCGGTCTCTGCAGGAAAAGGTGGCCTCTATTTATAAGCTACCGTATCAGGATGGGTCCGCGTACCATTAGCTAGTTGGTGGGGTAATGGCCCACCAAGGCGACGATGGTTAGCTGGTCTGAGAGGATGATCAGCCACACTGGAACTGAGACACGGTCCAGACTCCTACGGGAGGCAGCAGTGGGGAATTTTGCGCAATGGGGGAAACCCTGACGCAGCAACGCCGCGTGAGTGATGAAGGCTTTCGGGTCGTAAAGCTCTGTCAGTAGGGAAGAAATGAGATTGGCTAATATCCAATTTTCTTGACGGTACCTACAAAGGAAGCACCGGCTAACTCCGTGCCAGCAGCCGCGGTAATACGGAGGGTGCAAGCGTTGTTCGGATTTATTGGGCGTAAAGCGCGTGTAGGCGGTTTCTTAAGTCTGATGTGAAAGCCCTGGGCTCAACCCAGGAAGTGCATTGGATACTGGGAGACTTGAATACGGGAGAGGGTAGTGGAATTCCTAGTGTAGGAGTGAAATCCGTAGATATTAGGAGGAACACCGGTGGCGAAGGCGGCTACCTGGACCGATATTGACGCTGAGACGCGAAAGCGTGGGGAGCAAACAGGATTAGATACCCTGGTAGTCCACGCCGTAAACGATGAGAACTAGGTGTTGCGGGTATTGACCCCTGCAGTGCCGCAGCTAACGCATTAAGTTCTCCGCCTGGGAAGTACGGTCGCAAGACTAAAACTCAAAGGAATTGACGGGGGCCCGCACAAGCGGTGGAGCATGTGGTTTAATTCGACGCAACGCGCAGAACCTTACCTGGGCTTGACATCTACGGAACCTGGTGGAAACATCGGGGTGCCTTCGGGAACCGTAAGACAGGTGCTGCATGGCTGTCGTCAGCTCGTGTCGTGAGATGTTGGGTTAAGTCCCGCAACGAGCGCAACCCCTATTGCTAGTTGCCATCATTAAGTTGGGCACTCTAGTGAGACTGCCGGTGTCAAACCGGAGGAAGGTGGGGATGACGTCAAGTCCTCATGGCCCTTATGTCCAGGGCTACACA
Encoded here:
- a CDS encoding O-acetylhomoserine aminocarboxypropyltransferase/cysteine synthase family protein, producing MSEKTLGFDTLALHAGQTVDPTTLSRAVPIYQTSSYVFKSSEHAANLFGLKEFGNIYTRLMNPTTDVLEKRVAELDGGVAALAVASGQAATTYAVLNIASAGQNIISTSYLYGGTYNLFHYTLPKLGITVKFVDSSDPENIRKAIDENTRLVYSEAIGNPKNNVDDFEAIAKVAHDAGIPYIVDNTAATPFVFQPLKHGADIVVYSLTKFLGGHGTSIGGCVVDGGTFPWNNGKFPEFTEPDPSYHGLKFWDALGNISYIIKMRVELLRDMGACISPFNAFQILQGIETLHVRMQRHVENAQKVAEWLEQNPLVSWVNYPGLPSHKDHANAKKYLNGAGAIIGFGIKGGLEAGRKFIDNVKLLSHLANIGDAKSLVIHPASTTHQQLSAAEQLESGVSPDFIRLSVGIEDVKDIIADIEQALNAAQA
- the cas6 gene encoding CRISPR system precrRNA processing endoribonuclease RAMP protein Cas6, with protein sequence MELHYAKLWFSFTLRYDLADPYAFYATRAEFESAFRSALSCKRGDCTGCRRGVCAFPEIFGQQIADDPEAVRRHQKPPLPFIFDFPVLPPPPNRGRLCELALTLVGNSMQHLPAYLAAVRVLVENKGGALTGVTAQSPGGERAAYAGEGSFPLPLLGSLDPSMTGPLPIETVAIRLLTPLKLVQEGRLLKNFTFANFARTLMRRVSSLAYHYEGAEPGLDYRWLSSHSESVRTVGSDCRFVSWNGRPAGILGSARFAGDLEPFHLLLQLGAATHLGKGASFGFGCYRVEG
- the ftsH gene encoding ATP-dependent zinc metalloprotease FtsH, which codes for MAQTFWKPLLITALFVLLLDLFYGTMVKQTAERGAEITYSRFRAELAANNIVKLTLRGKNAKGQFRSAIKVPAASVEQKGQNVDVTNFSTTLPSIEDPTLLPELSARSVDLNVVSTEGSTMGSIFVYLLPWMIIIGVWLFVMRGMRKQGPSGMMGGFARSGAKAYTSERIDVTFADVAGMEEAKQELREVVEYLKEPRKFQQIGGKVPKGVLLVGPPGTGKTLLARAVAGESGVPFFSISASAFIEMFVGVGASRVRDLFASARKMLPSIIFIDELDAVGRSRGAGFGGGHDEREQTLNQLLSEMDGFDPHTEVVVIAATNRPDVLDPALLRPGRFDRNVVIERPDWRDREKILKVHTRRIPLGAEVELSVIAKGTPGMTGADLEGLVNEAAILAARDNKLVVGLEELERAKDKILMGGERRMVISDEEKRITAYHEAGHALVARLLPSTDPVHKVTILPRGRALGVTQQLPEDDRYHYPRAYLVNRLCVALGGRVAERIVFNDVSSGAQSDLKHVTELAEKMVCQWGMSEKIGPMTFSRGEEHPFLGMKLAEEKTFSEEMAWLIDQEIATLIRSAEGKAMELVSGNRTKLDALASALLEEETLNGERVDAILAAA
- the malQ gene encoding 4-alpha-glucanotransferase gives rise to the protein MVRKRKSGILLHPSSLPGPGGIGSFGEEAKRFVDFLQKSGQSLWQILPLGPTAYGNSPYSCYSAFAGNPLLINLEILQDEGDLLPEEERPELESERVDFGAVEIYKMGRLKEAASRFFMETSQKRKEEFWHFCDSTFWLHDYALFMALKEQFKEVSWKDWPDALANRDAEALSSWSEKLGTAIGEQKYMQWQFSRQWKQLKTYANVLGISIVGDLPIFVAYDSADVWANPHLFHLDEKGVPIVVAGVPPDYFSKTGQLWGNPLYNWDKIAEQGYGWWIARLRNDLSLYDMVRIDHFRGFEAFWEVPMWEKTAINGRWVKGPGEALFHALRNALGSLPIIAEDLGVITPEVESLRDQFGLPGMKILQFAFGSGPDNPYLPHNHVRSCVVYTGTHDNDTTAGWFHSLKAKEQKNVLSYFDRDGNDIVWQMVKCTLASVADYAIIPMQDLLELPSSGRMNIPGVAGGNWSWRCPADAFSGRLAAKLARATEIYGRLPD
- a CDS encoding class II fructose-bisphosphate aldolase, whose protein sequence is MTATSSDFVKALEVGRPPNVAKLFPNSKALLVSGKVIDRAMNAKGHALALAANGRNHFVIRGVLAAAQKANAAVIIEIAKSEGGQKAYCPVNYWNMARQVDAVANELGITIPVAIHADHYGIKGDADVKSAKVEIPSMFDAGITSIAIDASHLPDEENLLANIELNSIIPAWAGLETEVGEIKGKEGLSTVPEALFLIRGLNAHGIFPDWIALNNGTTHGIEASDAGIQVELTAQIHEAIKQYGVNGAQHGTSGNSYDRLREISRKTRTTKANVATALQFVSWGLEVNDYGNAKLDESGNFIKVKGEGMTEELWAEMVAFAESKGWKKGDYKNLNLPFENKLLAQPRDVRERMCKRVEDFAYNLIANVFNASDTAPLAIDAILKAGSYDLGPKGKRIENPAEWTKEQLPKQAQGLSRDKGPEGNFED
- a CDS encoding HD domain-containing protein, whose translation is MSDEALPDLAPLRDWFTSYCGSFRTPDLEQQRNFDLKEEHTRNVCRDASLIAHGMGPRFEMLAQIAALCHDLGRFPQFRDYHTFKDSESLNHAHLSAQVMKQHRLLDFLPGADRACIETAVRMHNAFQVPQGLPAVTTDLLKLLRDADKLDIWRVFIEYFNAPEDQRASGAGLGFPDLPGCSTEPLAAVAAGQMVQLSTLKSLNDFKLLQVSWIYDINFPATLRLIRQRSVLERFEVMLPRDPEVLEVLAQVGRYLDDRLHQTGN
- a CDS encoding PilZ domain-containing protein, yielding MNERRNFSRVDFRVSALLQAEGVAVKGDVTDVSLHGLYMETQERIPVGTPVEVTIYLSAAPDPVVINVKGTVARLVEGGIGCAFDKMDVESFAHLRSIISYQGGDESKVMAEFSEYVVKKMHDE